A single region of the Pseudalkalibacillus berkeleyi genome encodes:
- a CDS encoding bleomycin resistance protein codes for MKVIEAIPALPVRDLDKSAAFYRETLGFSVLHQEGGLVVLGLEQIQVHLWLANDERWRTEEHWNPVVSGAETFIAGTGSCRIGLDGVDEMHEKLAPAGIIHPKAPIEDKPWGTREFSVVDPDKNLITYYEWKR; via the coding sequence ATGAAGGTTATAGAAGCAATTCCAGCTTTACCTGTGAGAGATTTGGATAAGAGTGCTGCTTTTTACCGGGAAACGTTAGGTTTTTCGGTACTTCATCAAGAAGGTGGACTTGTCGTGCTTGGTTTAGAGCAAATCCAGGTTCATTTGTGGCTTGCAAATGATGAACGGTGGCGTACAGAGGAGCACTGGAATCCTGTTGTATCAGGAGCGGAAACATTCATTGCAGGAACAGGGAGCTGCCGTATCGGGTTAGACGGAGTGGACGAAATGCATGAAAAATTGGCTCCAGCGGGTATTATCCATCCCAAAGCCCCAATTGAGGACAAGCCATGGGGAACAAGGGAGTTTTCAGTGGTAGATCCTGATAAGAATCTGATTACGTATTACGAGTGGAAGCGATAG
- a CDS encoding DUF1697 domain-containing protein: MPTYIALLRGINVGGHKKVKMDRLKEIFSSIGFEQVRTYIQSGNVIFETRPLETSELIQQIESQLKEALEFEVPVIVKTAEEWKTAIGANPFDVDLLKEDEKLHVSFLAEKPSTEAVEKLLSVESDIDDFQIEGKTAYIVCRKGYKKTVFSNTFIEKKLKVAATTRNWNSVMKIAEMSK; this comes from the coding sequence ATGCCTACTTATATTGCGTTGCTACGCGGTATAAATGTTGGTGGTCATAAGAAAGTAAAGATGGATCGGTTGAAGGAAATCTTCTCGTCGATCGGCTTTGAACAGGTGAGGACGTACATACAAAGCGGGAATGTCATCTTTGAAACAAGGCCGTTGGAGACGTCTGAGCTCATTCAACAAATTGAAAGTCAGTTGAAAGAAGCGCTAGAATTTGAAGTGCCTGTCATCGTGAAAACGGCTGAAGAATGGAAAACGGCAATTGGAGCGAATCCTTTTGATGTTGACTTGTTAAAAGAGGATGAAAAACTGCACGTTTCTTTTTTAGCTGAAAAGCCAAGTACTGAAGCAGTTGAGAAGCTGTTAAGTGTTGAGAGTGATATTGATGATTTTCAAATTGAAGGAAAGACAGCGTACATCGTCTGCCGGAAAGGCTACAAGAAAACCGTTTTTTCAAACACATTCATTGAGAAAAAGTTGAAGGTGGCAGCTACCACAAGAAACTGGAATTCGGTCATGAAAATTGCTGAAATGAGTAAATAA
- the qoxA gene encoding cytochrome aa3 quinol oxidase subunit II, which translates to MKLKLALFAVMMFGLTVLTGCEPLTVLDPKGPMAERLASDIMLTMLMMAGIVIAVFAMLLFMLVKYRASNQPADYEPPHIEGNPWVEGILVGIPIIIVAILSVVSVQSNYIVESAPTGYEDKEPLVVYASSSDWKWHFSYPEEGIETVNYLYVPTDRPLEFRLYSHGPITSFWIPQLGGQKYAMNAHVTTLHLAADVEGEYMGRNANFSGEGFAENKFDVTAMSQEEFDEWVDEVKDTADPLTEKKFEELLEPGHLGRMTFTGTHLEFSPAPEHHEKGDKYKDGHEDKKKHDNHSASKKESSEKEHMNHNE; encoded by the coding sequence ATGAAACTGAAGTTAGCTTTGTTTGCTGTCATGATGTTCGGTCTCACAGTGCTGACTGGTTGTGAACCATTAACCGTATTAGATCCGAAAGGACCAATGGCGGAAAGGTTAGCCAGTGACATTATGCTGACGATGTTAATGATGGCAGGAATCGTGATTGCCGTTTTCGCAATGCTGTTGTTCATGCTCGTGAAATACCGCGCATCGAACCAGCCTGCTGATTATGAACCACCTCATATTGAAGGGAATCCTTGGGTGGAAGGAATACTAGTTGGTATTCCAATCATTATTGTAGCGATTCTTTCCGTCGTGTCAGTTCAAAGTAACTATATCGTTGAATCTGCTCCGACAGGATATGAAGATAAAGAACCACTCGTCGTATATGCGTCATCCTCTGACTGGAAGTGGCATTTTAGTTATCCAGAAGAGGGAATTGAGACGGTGAACTACTTATACGTACCAACTGATCGTCCACTTGAATTTAGATTGTATTCACATGGACCGATTACGAGTTTCTGGATTCCACAGCTTGGTGGACAGAAATATGCAATGAATGCCCACGTGACGACGCTCCATCTCGCAGCTGATGTAGAAGGCGAGTATATGGGACGTAATGCGAACTTTAGTGGTGAAGGATTTGCTGAAAACAAGTTCGACGTAACAGCCATGTCTCAAGAAGAGTTTGATGAGTGGGTGGATGAGGTAAAAGATACAGCTGACCCGCTTACAGAAAAGAAATTTGAGGAATTGTTAGAGCCAGGACACCTTGGACGCATGACGTTTACGGGTACGCACTTAGAGTTTTCACCTGCTCCTGAACATCATGAAAAAGGTGATAAGTACAAAGATGGTCATGAGGATAAGAAGAAACATGACAATCACTCAGCTTCCAAAAAGGAAAGCTCAGAGAAAGAACACATGAATCATAACGAGTAA
- the qoxB gene encoding cytochrome aa3 quinol oxidase subunit I, which produces MEFFERFAIPHPSIAIYASMVAAGLTLIAVLAGLTYFKKWGYLWREWITTVDHKRIGIMYLISALLMLFRGGVDAIMMRAQLAVPDNKLLDSQHYNEIFTTHGVVMILFMAMPFIIFFMNFVIPLQIGARDVAFPRLNALSFWLFFMGAMLFNISFMVGGSPDAGWTSYFPLADTDSVGTNYYMIAIQIAGIGTLMTGINFMTTILKMRAPGMTLMKMPMFTWSAFIANVIIVFAFPVLTVALAFGTMDQLFGTQFFTLDNGGMAMLWANLFWVWGHPEVYILILPAFGIYSEIISTFSKRNLYGYKSMVASMVLISVLSFVVWAHHFFTMGQGAMANSIFSITTMAIAVPTGVKIFNWILTLWKGKIEFTTPMLYSILFIPLFTLGGVTGVMLAMSAADYQYHNTMFLVAHFHNVIIPGVVFAMLAGLTYYWPKMFGFMLNERIGKWTAWLLSIGFLLAFMPMYVTGLDGQARRMYTYSESTGFGPMNMVSFVGAAIMAIGFVLIVYNIYYSVRYASRDISADPWDARTLEWATHTPVPHYNFAITPEVASSEAYWDYKKKNHELYKGDYEKIHMPNNSGIPFVMSCIFFGWGFSLIFSLWIPAIITTIGIFVCMTLRSFEKDHGHYVSVKEIEDTESELRGA; this is translated from the coding sequence ATGGAATTCTTTGAGCGATTTGCCATACCGCATCCTAGTATAGCAATCTATGCATCCATGGTCGCTGCCGGTCTTACTTTGATCGCTGTTCTCGCTGGACTCACCTATTTTAAAAAGTGGGGCTATCTATGGCGTGAATGGATCACGACGGTAGACCATAAAAGAATCGGGATTATGTACTTGATTTCCGCGTTATTGATGCTTTTCCGCGGTGGTGTCGATGCGATTATGATGCGTGCACAGCTTGCTGTACCGGACAATAAGCTACTCGATTCGCAGCACTATAACGAAATTTTCACAACGCACGGAGTTGTCATGATCTTATTCATGGCGATGCCGTTCATCATATTCTTTATGAACTTCGTGATTCCGTTACAAATCGGAGCACGAGATGTAGCGTTCCCACGCTTGAATGCACTTAGCTTCTGGTTATTCTTTATGGGCGCGATGCTATTTAACATTTCATTTATGGTTGGGGGTTCACCGGACGCTGGTTGGACTTCGTATTTCCCACTCGCAGACACGGATTCTGTTGGGACCAACTATTACATGATTGCGATTCAAATCGCTGGTATCGGTACACTGATGACAGGGATTAACTTTATGACAACAATTCTTAAAATGAGAGCACCAGGCATGACGTTGATGAAAATGCCGATGTTCACATGGTCTGCTTTCATTGCGAACGTCATAATCGTATTCGCGTTCCCAGTACTTACAGTTGCACTTGCGTTCGGAACGATGGACCAATTGTTTGGAACCCAGTTCTTTACGCTCGATAATGGCGGAATGGCGATGCTTTGGGCCAACCTGTTCTGGGTTTGGGGACACCCTGAAGTGTATATCTTAATTTTACCGGCATTCGGAATATACAGTGAGATTATTTCAACCTTTTCAAAACGTAACTTGTATGGCTATAAGTCGATGGTTGCTTCAATGGTGTTGATCTCGGTTCTATCATTCGTCGTTTGGGCTCACCACTTTTTCACAATGGGTCAGGGCGCGATGGCGAACAGCATTTTCTCCATTACAACGATGGCGATTGCGGTTCCGACTGGTGTGAAGATTTTCAACTGGATCCTTACGTTATGGAAAGGTAAAATCGAGTTCACGACACCGATGCTGTATTCAATCCTATTTATTCCGCTCTTTACACTTGGTGGAGTAACAGGTGTCATGCTTGCGATGTCAGCTGCGGACTATCAGTACCACAATACGATGTTCCTAGTCGCTCACTTTCATAATGTCATTATCCCTGGTGTCGTATTCGCGATGCTTGCGGGACTCACGTATTACTGGCCGAAAATGTTTGGTTTCATGTTGAATGAGCGAATCGGAAAGTGGACGGCGTGGTTACTATCGATTGGTTTCCTACTTGCGTTCATGCCGATGTATGTGACTGGACTTGATGGTCAAGCCCGACGTATGTACACGTATTCTGAGTCGACTGGATTCGGTCCGATGAATATGGTTTCCTTTGTCGGAGCTGCGATTATGGCAATTGGATTTGTGTTGATTGTGTATAACATTTACTATAGTGTTCGCTATGCTTCAAGGGACATTAGTGCAGACCCATGGGATGCACGTACGCTTGAGTGGGCGACACACACTCCAGTACCACACTATAACTTTGCGATCACACCTGAAGTCGCATCTAGTGAAGCGTATTGGGATTATAAGAAAAAGAACCATGAGTTGTATAAAGGCGATTATGAAAAAATCCATATGCCGAATAACAGTGGTATACCGTTTGTCATGAGCTGTATATTCTTTGGATGGGGCTTCTCGCTCATATTCAGCCTATGGATTCCAGCCATTATCACGACAATCGGAATCTTTGTTTGTATGACATTGCGTTCATTTGAAAAAGATCACGGTCATTACGTTTCTGTGAAAGAAATTGAAGACACAGAATCAGAATTGCGAGGTGCTTAA
- the qoxC gene encoding cytochrome aa3 quinol oxidase subunit III has protein sequence MKVDHSLPLEYSTEENQLKILGFWIFIGAEIMLFATLFATYFTLENRTGNGPTGAEIFEIAPVILETILLLTSSFTIGLGVHAMRLGRKKAMMGFFIVTLVLGLGFLGVEIFEFMTYAHEGAGIQTSAFTSILLTTLGTHGAHVTVGLFWGLFILIQVKKRGLTPETGNKSFIFSLYWHFLDVVWIFIFSFIYLKGLL, from the coding sequence ATGAAGGTTGATCACTCGCTACCATTAGAATATAGTACGGAAGAAAATCAGTTAAAGATCTTAGGATTTTGGATTTTCATTGGTGCGGAAATCATGCTGTTCGCGACGCTTTTCGCAACGTATTTTACTTTAGAAAATCGAACGGGTAATGGTCCAACAGGGGCTGAGATCTTCGAGATTGCACCAGTCATCCTTGAGACGATTTTACTTTTAACGAGTAGTTTCACGATTGGACTCGGTGTCCATGCGATGCGTCTTGGCAGAAAGAAAGCGATGATGGGATTTTTCATTGTCACACTCGTTCTTGGTCTAGGATTTCTCGGCGTAGAGATTTTTGAATTTATGACCTACGCGCATGAAGGAGCAGGCATTCAGACGAGTGCGTTTACGTCGATCTTACTCACAACACTAGGGACGCACGGTGCCCACGTAACAGTTGGACTGTTCTGGGGATTGTTTATCCTCATTCAAGTGAAGAAGCGTGGATTGACACCTGAGACAGGGAATAAGTCCTTTATCTTCTCACTATACTGGCACTTCCTAGACGTTGTTTGGATCTTCATCTTCAGCTTTATCTATTTGAAAGGACTGTTGTAA
- the qoxD gene encoding cytochrome aa3 quinol oxidase subunit IV: MSELFPRKQVMGFIFSMVLTAVALGVYFFDMSFAVGMTVLLITAFLQAGLQLVVFMHAGETDDKAAIYTNVYYGLFMALFTVFGTLLVLIWDVG; this comes from the coding sequence ATGAGTGAACTATTTCCTCGCAAACAGGTAATGGGATTTATTTTCTCAATGGTGCTTACGGCTGTTGCACTTGGGGTATATTTCTTTGACATGTCGTTTGCAGTAGGGATGACAGTCCTTCTCATTACGGCATTTCTCCAAGCTGGACTTCAGCTCGTCGTATTCATGCACGCAGGAGAAACCGATGACAAAGCAGCAATTTATACAAACGTCTACTACGGCCTCTTTATGGCACTGTTTACCGTATTCGGAACACTGCTGGTGTTAATTTGGGATGTAGGGTAA
- a CDS encoding S8 family serine peptidase, with protein sequence MKRLTMLMSVMLVLSTWMMALSPTSSVSAQTNTTTLDATLVEKMKGTTGPLEVIVTFNTNDAPTAEHMNLLKDVGIAKGLTFNSLPMAGVLATPDQINALADQPEVRSVYFNEKLEYENNTGTAMTGVDQLRDDADMTKQNGGMPVSGKGIGVVVNDSGVDGTHNDIKFGNHLVQNVQGATNLNALVDVLPVTYTEDVANTDTDSGHGTHVAGIVGGNGSMSKGKYEGVAPGADLVGYGSGAGIAILDTLGAFDYALTNQAQYNIRVVTNSWGSTSDAGTEFDPEDPINIATKKMYDRNIVVVFSAGNSGPGESTISGNYKKAPWVITVAAGDKLGGLADFSSRGVKGKGGTVTVDGEEFVWEDRPTITTPGKDIISTKTVSPLTALGAQQDAENLDPAHLPYYTHMSGTSMAAPHAAGIVALMLDADPTLTPKEVKAIIQQTATNMPGYESWEVGAGYANAYAAVDMILNGNEYGETLNYTNEYNGNVDMNVEREPVEVNYNPATADSNKIEFNVEEGLTELTAKVNAKGLLGETGNPLNLVLTAPDGTEYSSGIYLVFTLYTDRTVQVTSPMAGTWTLSLEGLNSGPGLPETVKGELAYKKAGGFTGINDIEGHPAADAIKSGISERLLDSNSNGNYNPDGALTRADLAKYLTMGAAVRQNLTNGLQFSDVKAADSAYIQAVTSGGAALKDTDLTDAGVMLPSADGKFAPKKAVTRAELAYSLVQALGLEAEAKELNDDALTVQYKDERVAIQDADAVPAELKGYVQLALDLNILNAKFGVTQGPYDTEPTVVASFNPDQTVTRGDFAVAVSRYYTTYFE encoded by the coding sequence ATGAAACGGTTAACAATGTTGATGAGCGTCATGCTCGTACTTTCGACGTGGATGATGGCGCTATCTCCAACATCATCGGTCAGCGCACAGACAAATACAACGACCCTTGATGCAACACTTGTAGAAAAGATGAAAGGGACGACTGGACCACTTGAGGTCATCGTCACATTCAATACGAATGATGCTCCGACGGCTGAACACATGAATCTTTTAAAGGACGTAGGGATTGCGAAAGGGTTAACTTTCAATTCGCTTCCGATGGCAGGGGTACTTGCTACACCTGACCAAATCAATGCGCTTGCAGATCAGCCTGAAGTTCGTTCGGTTTATTTTAACGAAAAATTAGAGTATGAAAACAATACAGGTACTGCAATGACAGGTGTCGATCAGTTACGTGACGATGCTGACATGACAAAACAGAATGGCGGTATGCCAGTTTCCGGTAAAGGCATCGGGGTTGTCGTCAATGACAGTGGAGTTGATGGCACACATAACGACATCAAATTCGGTAACCATCTCGTTCAAAATGTACAAGGTGCGACGAACTTGAACGCACTTGTTGATGTACTTCCGGTTACTTACACTGAGGATGTTGCCAATACGGATACAGATTCTGGACACGGTACACACGTTGCTGGAATTGTTGGCGGTAACGGTTCAATGTCTAAAGGGAAATACGAAGGTGTAGCACCAGGAGCTGACCTTGTCGGTTATGGTTCTGGAGCAGGAATCGCAATCCTTGATACGCTTGGAGCATTCGATTATGCGCTTACAAACCAAGCGCAATACAACATTCGAGTTGTCACAAACTCTTGGGGCTCAACGAGTGACGCAGGTACAGAATTTGACCCAGAAGATCCGATCAACATCGCTACAAAAAAGATGTATGACAGAAACATCGTAGTCGTATTCTCAGCTGGTAACTCAGGACCAGGTGAATCAACGATTTCTGGTAACTATAAAAAAGCGCCATGGGTCATCACGGTAGCTGCTGGTGACAAGCTTGGTGGACTCGCTGATTTCTCTTCTCGCGGAGTGAAAGGAAAAGGCGGAACAGTTACAGTTGATGGTGAAGAATTCGTTTGGGAAGATCGTCCAACGATCACAACACCTGGTAAAGATATCATCTCGACAAAAACGGTTTCTCCTCTTACTGCACTTGGTGCACAACAAGACGCAGAAAACCTTGATCCAGCACACTTACCTTACTACACACATATGAGTGGGACGTCTATGGCAGCTCCTCATGCGGCTGGAATCGTAGCTCTTATGCTTGATGCCGATCCAACACTTACACCTAAAGAAGTGAAGGCGATTATTCAACAAACTGCGACGAACATGCCTGGATATGAATCTTGGGAAGTCGGTGCAGGTTATGCGAACGCATACGCTGCAGTCGATATGATTTTAAATGGTAACGAATACGGTGAAACACTGAACTATACGAATGAATACAATGGAAATGTAGATATGAATGTTGAGCGCGAGCCGGTTGAAGTGAATTACAACCCAGCGACAGCAGATTCTAATAAAATTGAGTTCAACGTCGAAGAAGGTTTGACAGAACTTACGGCAAAAGTGAATGCGAAAGGTTTACTAGGTGAAACAGGTAACCCGTTGAACCTTGTGCTGACAGCTCCTGATGGAACAGAATATTCTTCAGGAATCTATCTCGTGTTCACATTGTACACAGACCGTACGGTTCAAGTAACAAGCCCGATGGCTGGCACATGGACACTTAGTTTAGAAGGCTTGAATAGTGGACCAGGTTTACCGGAAACAGTGAAAGGCGAACTTGCTTATAAAAAAGCGGGCGGATTCACAGGAATCAATGATATCGAGGGACACCCTGCTGCAGACGCAATTAAGTCGGGCATAAGTGAACGCCTACTTGATAGTAATTCAAACGGCAACTACAACCCAGATGGTGCGTTGACACGTGCTGATCTTGCGAAGTATTTGACGATGGGCGCAGCAGTTAGACAAAACTTAACGAACGGCTTACAATTCTCAGATGTAAAAGCTGCTGACTCTGCTTACATCCAAGCGGTAACATCTGGTGGAGCGGCGTTAAAAGATACGGATTTAACTGACGCTGGTGTCATGTTACCGTCAGCGGATGGAAAGTTTGCTCCGAAAAAAGCAGTTACCCGTGCTGAACTTGCATACTCACTTGTTCAAGCTTTGGGACTTGAAGCTGAAGCGAAGGAGTTAAACGATGACGCTTTGACAGTGCAATACAAGGATGAGCGCGTTGCAATTCAAGACGCGGATGCAGTACCAGCTGAGCTTAAAGGTTACGTACAGCTTGCGCTTGACCTGAACATCCTTAATGCAAAGTTTGGTGTAACGCAAGGACCTTATGATACGGAGCCGACTGTTGTTGCTTCATTCAATCCGGACCAAACCGTCACTCGAGGAGATTTTGCGGTAGCAGTATCCCGTTACTACACAACTTACTTTGAGTAA
- a CDS encoding beta-propeller fold lactonase family protein, whose product MIFPSSNDSCICSIFKNLQTGTLINVRFSKSSKIVEVTFLCFDEKTGCVTGISDGSSVTFSCQNVTSVNFLPRPDVICDVLAYVTNGGGNTVSIIDTSTDMVIGTIFVGNSPGGISVTPNGSRVYLTNRTDDTVSVIDTSTNMVISTIPVGDFPRDVEVAPNGNRAYVTNRDADTVSVIDTATNLVIATVPVGDNPRGVAITPDSSRGYVTNFVDSTVSVINTGTNMVIATITVGLSPVGVAITPDGSRAYVANRNGNTVSVINTVTNMVLDTIPVGNSPRELAITPDSSLVYVSNFDDGTVSVIDTGTNMVTTTIAVSGTPEGLAITPDGSRAYVANQANDNVTVIDIATNMIIGTVSVGDMPNEIAIGTICT is encoded by the coding sequence ATGATTTTCCCCTCGAGTAATGATTCATGCATTTGTAGTATTTTTAAAAACCTTCAAACAGGTACGCTGATCAATGTTCGTTTTAGCAAATCATCTAAAATAGTCGAAGTAACCTTTCTATGTTTTGATGAAAAAACGGGATGTGTAACGGGGATAAGTGATGGAAGCAGTGTTACTTTCAGTTGTCAAAATGTAACTTCTGTAAACTTTCTACCTCGGCCAGATGTGATTTGTGATGTGCTTGCTTATGTGACGAATGGCGGGGGAAATACGGTTTCAATTATTGATACATCAACAGATATGGTAATCGGCACTATTTTTGTTGGTAATTCTCCTGGTGGCATATCAGTAACACCGAATGGAAGCCGAGTGTACCTTACGAATCGTACAGATGATACTGTTTCAGTCATAGACACATCAACGAATATGGTAATTTCAACGATACCTGTCGGTGATTTCCCACGTGATGTTGAAGTAGCACCAAATGGAAACCGGGCGTATGTGACCAATCGAGATGCAGATACTGTTTCAGTTATTGATACAGCAACGAATTTAGTGATCGCAACTGTTCCTGTTGGAGATAATCCGCGTGGTGTTGCGATTACGCCAGATAGTAGTCGAGGTTATGTGACGAACTTTGTGGATTCCACTGTGTCGGTAATTAATACAGGAACCAATATGGTCATAGCGACGATTACTGTAGGGTTGTCACCTGTAGGAGTAGCGATTACACCAGATGGAAGCCGTGCCTATGTAGCCAATCGAAATGGTAATACAGTGTCAGTCATTAATACAGTAACGAATATGGTGTTGGACACTATTCCAGTGGGGAATTCACCTCGTGAGTTGGCGATTACGCCAGATAGTAGTCTAGTTTATGTTTCTAATTTTGATGATGGCACAGTCTCGGTCATAGATACAGGAACGAATATGGTTACTACAACGATTGCTGTCAGTGGGACTCCTGAAGGTTTGGCGATTACACCAGATGGAAGTCGAGCCTATGTAGCTAATCAAGCGAATGACAATGTAACTGTAATCGATATCGCAACAAACATGATAATAGGTACTGTCTCTGTTGGAGATATGCCGAATGAAATTGCGATCGGTACGATTTGCACATAA
- the argF gene encoding ornithine carbamoyltransferase codes for MHGVTTYNFSGQDFLALSDFHSSEIMYLLEQAVKLKKKQKQGVTHKPLEGKVLAMNFDKASTRTRVSFEVGIVQLGGHPIFLSTKDIQLGRGESIEDTAKVLSSYVDGILIRTFEHKTVEKFAAHADVPIINGLTDLHHPTQVLADLLTILEHKGKLAGLKMCYIGDGYNNMTHSLLEGAAKVGMDISVASPFGYEPDHMIRDHAKMIAKQNGSSVVVTNAPDEAIVDADIVVTDTWTSMGMEEEADKRKEVFKPFQVNAELCAKAKDDYIFMHCLPAHRGEEVTAEIIDGPHSVVFDEAENRLHAQKAIMEALMWD; via the coding sequence ATGCATGGGGTAACGACATATAATTTTTCCGGTCAAGATTTCTTGGCTTTATCAGACTTTCATTCCTCGGAGATTATGTATTTACTGGAGCAGGCGGTTAAGCTGAAAAAGAAGCAGAAACAAGGTGTAACTCACAAGCCACTTGAGGGGAAAGTGCTTGCGATGAATTTCGATAAGGCATCGACCCGTACGCGCGTTTCTTTTGAAGTTGGCATCGTTCAGCTTGGAGGTCACCCAATTTTTCTCAGTACGAAAGACATCCAGCTAGGACGAGGAGAAAGCATCGAAGATACAGCAAAAGTTTTATCCAGTTATGTAGATGGAATTCTCATTCGCACATTTGAACATAAGACGGTAGAAAAGTTTGCCGCACATGCTGATGTACCGATTATCAACGGGCTGACAGATTTGCACCATCCGACACAAGTGCTGGCAGATTTACTGACGATACTTGAACATAAAGGGAAGCTCGCCGGCTTGAAGATGTGTTATATCGGTGACGGATACAATAATATGACGCATTCTTTACTAGAAGGAGCGGCAAAAGTGGGGATGGACATCAGTGTCGCGAGTCCGTTCGGCTATGAGCCAGACCATATGATTCGTGACCACGCGAAGATGATCGCCAAACAGAATGGAAGCTCTGTCGTGGTCACAAATGCACCGGACGAAGCAATTGTCGACGCAGACATAGTCGTCACAGATACGTGGACCAGCATGGGGATGGAAGAGGAAGCTGACAAGCGCAAGGAAGTATTTAAACCTTTCCAAGTGAACGCAGAACTATGCGCAAAAGCAAAGGACGATTACATTTTCATGCATTGTTTGCCGGCACATCGAGGCGAAGAGGTGACGGCAGAGATCATTGACGGACCACACTCCGTCGTATTTGATGAAGCGGAAAACCGACTCCACGCCCAAAAAGCAATCATGGAAGCTTTGATGTGGGACTAG